The segment TAGTGAACACTCCACCAAGGCATCAAATATGCCCTCAACTACTTTAAGGAACttgcgccagcagcagcaggccaatAAGTGGCTTCCTCGTTTGGCATCTGGCGAGCTTACAAGCTATTCTCCTCCAAGGGCTAGCTCTCTGGGGCAGGTTTGACTTCGTCTGCGGCGAGAGCGTCCCCAGCATTCGCAGCAGGagcgtcttcctcctccggCGTCTGGGCAGGCTGAGCGGGTTGGTTTTCAGGGGCACGTTTGACATTGCCCTCGTACagaatggaaaagacggGCGACTCGACCGTCTGCCAAtgggcctcgtcggcggcatcgcccATGATAGACAGGGCGCGGGCAACAATCTTGTACCGGCCGGGCGGCGCGTACTGCCCCGGGGCAAAGGCACCGTCCCAGCGAATTTGGATCTCCTCACGCTTGACGTAGTGCCTGGGATAGCCGGGCAGTTGGCCGATGGACTTGGCGCCGGCGAATTCGGTGACGATGGAGTCGGGCACGCAGGCCTGGGGCAGATCCGGCTCCGTGGCGTTTGCTCGCGTGCCGACGAGGGCAGGCGTCGGGCACACGTCGAGCGGTACAATGTCGACGCGGACCTGGGGCGAGCCGAGAACGAGGTCAAACGAGGTGGAGATGGCCTCGCTGCGAGCGGCGGCCGCAGGCTCGGCGATTCCCTGGGCAGGCCCGGGCGTTTGTCCCTCGGGCGGATTGGGAAGAATGAAATCCGAGCCGGCCAGCGTGCTCAACTTGCTGGCGGGATCGAGGACGGCGGCCGAGCGGAGAGAACCGCCCAGCCCGAGATAGGGAACAGTCAGGTTTGTGCCGTCGGACCCCTGGATGCTAACCCAGCCGGACCACACGGGCAGACGCTCGGGATCGAGGCCGCTGGGGTCGGTGGCTGAGACGTCCACCGTGGCCGACTGACCCGGGCCGAGGGTGAGTGAGGACTGGCTCATCTCGACATGGGCCGCGGCGTCAACAGCCTCATCCACCtcatccaagtcatccatCATAGCCAGCTTATCCAGCTCACCCGCCGGATCCTCGCTGGGGCGAATGGAGTCGGCCTCGAGAGTGTACAGCGTAGTGGCAGCAAGGTGAGAAAGCCGGTACGTCACCTCGGTCTTGGCGGCATTGGTGATGCGCAGCCCAATCGAGTCGGGGCGATGATCGGTATCGTTGAACGGCAGGGTGCTGGGCTCGACGAGGGTGGTGGCATGGGCAGCCTCCCAGGCCCTGAGAAGACCGCCTCCCTGCTGAGCCACGGTAATCAGACGGCCGTGGCTGCTTTGAGGCTCCGCCGTGGACGTGACCAGGCTGTTGAGGAGAGCGGGATCGAAAGTGCCCCGGGCCTCGGCCACGAGGGCAAAGACACCGGCGACAAGAGGCCCGGCAAAGGAGGTGCCCGAGTCGGAGTCGTAGCCGCCGCCTTTCCGAGTGACCGGAACTTGGTGGCCGGGCGCGCCGATGGTAGGCTTGATGTCCATGTCCCAGGTCGGCCCGTACGCAGACATGGGGGCAACAACCCCCGTGTCGATGCGGACTCGGCCGGCTCTCCGGGCCGTGAGCGGCTGGCCGGATGCGAGGGCACGGGCCATGGCTCGGCCGTCGTCGGTTTGGGTAATGCCGATGGCCCTCACTCCGTGTGCGTCTTGGCGCCGGATCATGATGTAGTTGGGTGCGTCTTGCCAGGCGAGGATGTGCGCGGCGCCGCGGGCGACGGCGTTTCGCACGCGATCGTCGAAGTGGCAGCCGTTGGTCTCGGGCGTCTGGCGGATCAGGGCGATGTGGCCGGCGAGGTCCCGGGCGAAGCCGGTGCTCGAGTTGCCCGGCGACAGCTTGCAATTGTCGCCGAGCACCGTGTCCTCGTCGACGTAGTCGGGGACTTCCTCGGCCCCCGTGAGCTCATCGTCGGGcttgtcgccaaagtcggcgtcgacgtcgtgcACCGGACGCCACTCCCCGTCCCAGTCGTGCAGCCCCGTGCCGGGCTCAAAGGCAAAGTCGACCGGCTCGGACCCGGTGCCGACCGAGTACTCACCGCGGTGCTCGAGCGCTACCAGAGAGCGGCCAAACGAGTTGACAGACGTGACGCCGCGGCCGGTGCTGGGATTCAGTGCGTAAAAGAGGCCTTTGTCCTTGTTgttgccgagggcgacgatgCAAGGCACTCCGCTGGCGACGATGCGAGCGGCCACCACGGCAAGCGGTCTCTGCGCCCAGTTTTCGCCCTGGAAGCCGACCGACGAGACAATGATTTGCgcgccgtcttctttggcCTTGAGCCAGCCCGCTATCATGTCGTCTTCACGTCCCTGGACCTCGCAGTTGACCACGCGATATGCCATGATGGTTGCGTTTGGCGCCGCGCCCACAAAGCCATCCGCCTTGTTATAGCCCGCCAGAATGCCGGCCACAATGGTGCCGTGGCCTTTGTAGCTGCAGTCTATGGGGTCGCTTCTGTTTCCTTGGTTGGAAAAGTTCTCTCCAGTGACAACCCTGCAACCTGGTCCAAAGCATCCTCCCAGCGCGGGATGGTTGTAGTCGACCTGTTCTGCCTGTTAGCATCTGCCTTGTTCCGAGACGCGGGCGAGGCAACGTACACCAGTGTCAATAACAGCAATCTTGATGCCAGTTCCTAGATATCCCTCCTCGTGCAGCTTGTCGACGTGCGTCATGAGGTGGTTCCAAGGTGTCTCGACACGGTCATCGTCGGCTCGACGGCCAAAGGGCGCCCTCTTCTCTTCACCCCCCTTGAGGACTTGGAGTTTGTCTTCTGGCTGGTCCTTGGCTATGTCCTCCGGCATGAGATTAACGTCCTCAACGGGCCACGATGCCTTGATACACTTGAATTGTGCCACCAAggctctcctctcctctgcCGTCGCCGATTTGGGTAGTTGAAACGAAACACCGTGAAAAACATCCGACTCGTAAAGGTAGTGCAACACGCCGCCGCTTGCCTCGACAGCGTTGGCCACTAGTTGGCAAGCCTGGTTGCTCTCGCACTCGAGGATCAAGTCATCGGCAGCGAGTTTTGTCGACTCTATCCCATTGTCTGCGGCCCAAGCTGGCGATGCTCCTATCACGCCGAGCGCCAGAAAAGCAAACCAGGACGAGCAAACCATGGCGCAAGAGTGGCTCCCCGTGTAGTCGGGCAAATTTACTACCACAAGGTGAAGGAGAATATGGCCAACCGAGCAAGGTTGGGAATGATGGCTGTCCAgagcatggccaagatgatCAATCTCAAGAGGTTGCCTGCTCGTCTTATATTCATTCGTGCCTCTCGGTGCCTACTATGCCGGCAGTGCATTCTCTGCGTGCACACCCATAACCATATGTTGTTGGTTAAGCTTACACGTATACCAGGCATCAGCAAAGATTTGGTTGTTCAGCGTACTACGTAGTCGTGAAATATTGGCCAAGTGGAAACCAACAGAACATGTTCATGCAGCATGAGGCAATCAAGCCTCCGTCATTTGCAAGTTCCATCAGCCGGGCTAGCAATTCTCGGGCCATATGAGCCGAGAACGTCATGGATTTGGGCATAGCAGTAATGTGCGCGACTCCGCGCCTTATGGATAAGTGTTGATATGAACTGCCGTGGGCACAGCAGCGTGTCAGTTCCCGGCCCATTCCCCACTGCTCGAGGCTTGGGTGAATTAATCGTGCGAGCAAATTAATATTCTGCTATACCCACGGGTCCCTGACTACATGAAGCTTGGCTACAACTTGTACCAAGGCGCTGTGAAGTCTTGAGCTGACTTATATATCACAGCCTCTTAGTTTCTTCTATCAAGGTAGCCCTTGCAAGCTACGTCGTGACATGAATAACGCACCAGAGTGGAATATAAAGACTGGGCGCCACGGCAATATCCGCTCCAGAAGACTCCCGGTTACATTCGACATTGGATGGAGATGAGGTTTGTGCTCTGATGAACCCGAAAATAGCGGCCATTGTGTAGAGGTAAGGGATAAAAGGTTCTGCCACCTACACTACGAAAAATGGACATCACTCATAGTAGTGTAAGGGCTCTATATCACTCTTTGTATCATCACAGTAAGAAGCCAGCATTCTCAACAGCAAACGCGCTAACCTAAGATACTCAATGTTCGGACTCATAAATGAGCAGAGAAGCGCGCTCTTGTGGATAGATTTCACATTCTACCGCCGTTTGCGACAAAAAGCTAGCCACTAGACGATATAGACTGGTGCCGTCTTCTCCTGCTGTCCATGGTGGCCGTCAAATGGCGCATGGCCTGGGCCGTCGAATG is part of the Metarhizium brunneum chromosome 4, complete sequence genome and harbors:
- the vpr_2 gene encoding Minor extracellular protease vpr, with amino-acid sequence MVCSSWFAFLALGVIGASPAWAADNGIESTKLAADDLILECESNQACQLVANAVEASGGVLHYLYESDVFHGVSFQLPKSATAEERRALVAQFKCIKASWPVEDVNLMPEDIAKDQPEDKLQVLKGGEEKRAPFGRRADDDRVETPWNHLMTHVDKLHEEGYLGTGIKIAVIDTGVDYNHPALGGCFGPGCRVVTGENFSNQGNRSDPIDCSYKGHGTIVAGILAGYNKADGFVGAAPNATIMAYRVVNCEVQGREDDMIAGWLKAKEDGAQIIVSSVGFQGENWAQRPLAVVAARIVASGVPCIVALGNNKDKGLFYALNPSTGRGVTSVNSFGRSLVALEHRGEYSVGTGSEPVDFAFEPGTGLHDWDGEWRPVHDVDADFGDKPDDELTGAEEVPDYVDEDTVLGDNCKLSPGNSSTGFARDLAGHIALIRQTPETNGCHFDDRVRNAVARGAAHILAWQDAPNYIMIRRQDAHGVRAIGITQTDDGRAMARALASGQPLTARRAGRVRIDTGVVAPMSAYGPTWDMDIKPTIGAPGHQVPVTRKGGGYDSDSGTSFAGPLVAGVFALVAEARGTFDPALLNSLVTSTAEPQSSHGRLITVAQQGGGLLRAWEAAHATTLVEPSTLPFNDTDHRPDSIGLRITNAAKTEVTYRLSHLAATTLYTLEADSIRPSEDPAGELDKLAMMDDLDEVDEAVDAAAHVEMSQSSLTLGPGQSATVDVSATDPSGLDPERLPVWSGWVSIQGSDGTNLTVPYLGLGGSLRSAAVLDPASKLSTLAGSDFILPNPPEGQTPGPAQGIAEPAAAARSEAISTSFDLVLGSPQVRVDIVPLDVCPTPALVGTRANATEPDLPQACVPDSIVTEFAGAKSIGQLPGYPRHYVKREEIQIRWDGAFAPGQYAPPGRYKIVARALSIMGDAADEAHWQTVESPVFSILYEGNVKRAPENQPAQPAQTPEEEDAPAANAGDALAADEVKPAPES